In one Mucilaginibacter sp. PAMB04168 genomic region, the following are encoded:
- a CDS encoding RagB/SusD family nutrient uptake outer membrane protein, which translates to MKYLSIGYTIHQACLIFALSLLMISGCKQEDWLDVKSNKRQVTPKSLSDLQAVLDNAQVMNSYGSILGLVGTDNIVIDDATLNALDPISKNAYLWAADLLEGQRCNDWTFNYQQIAYANIVLDGLPDQTGSVSQSYNNIKGSALFYRAFGHYRLAQLFCAPYQSQKDNSGPGIPLKLSSNVDEKPGRGTVSQTYQQIINDLKEAVLLLPETPQYRTRPSSVAANALLAKVYLAMQDYNNALIYADNALKSYGALLDYNTLPMVATNPFPTYAKGHPEIIFYTMTYGTSTVWSSTTARARVSPSLLSKYESNDLRKAMFYTLDATARSIFKGSYSAQSYNFDGIATDELYLIRAECLARSGQLNDALKDLNLLLKNRYATSSFKPYSTIDQVGLILKIIEERRKEMPYTGNLRWEDLRRLNLEPPFAVTLSRTTNNKTIQLLPNENRYTLPIPNEEVTVNNIQQNPR; encoded by the coding sequence ATGAAATATCTTAGTATTGGTTACACAATTCATCAGGCCTGCTTGATCTTTGCCCTATCCTTGTTGATGATCTCCGGCTGTAAGCAGGAGGATTGGCTTGATGTGAAAAGTAACAAGAGACAGGTTACGCCAAAGTCGCTATCAGACCTGCAAGCGGTCCTGGATAACGCACAAGTCATGAACTCTTACGGGTCAATCCTGGGGCTAGTCGGCACCGACAACATCGTTATCGATGATGCTACCTTGAATGCCTTGGACCCGATTTCAAAAAATGCTTATTTATGGGCAGCGGACCTCCTGGAAGGTCAGCGGTGTAACGACTGGACATTCAACTATCAGCAAATCGCTTACGCGAATATCGTTCTGGACGGATTACCCGACCAGACCGGATCTGTCAGCCAGTCCTACAACAATATCAAAGGGTCAGCGCTGTTTTACCGTGCTTTTGGCCACTATAGATTGGCACAATTGTTTTGTGCACCATATCAGTCACAAAAGGATAATTCAGGTCCCGGAATACCATTGAAGTTAAGTTCGAATGTCGATGAAAAACCGGGTAGGGGAACCGTATCCCAAACCTACCAGCAAATTATCAACGACCTGAAAGAAGCAGTTTTGTTACTTCCGGAAACGCCCCAATACAGAACGCGGCCGTCATCGGTTGCCGCAAACGCTTTGCTGGCAAAGGTCTATCTGGCGATGCAGGATTATAACAATGCCTTAATCTATGCCGATAATGCCTTGAAAAGCTACGGTGCCTTACTCGACTATAATACCCTTCCCATGGTTGCAACGAATCCATTTCCTACTTATGCTAAAGGACATCCGGAGATTATCTTCTATACCATGACCTATGGTACTTCCACGGTGTGGTCATCCACGACTGCCAGGGCCAGGGTATCGCCATCACTTTTAAGTAAATATGAAAGCAACGACCTGCGGAAGGCGATGTTCTACACATTGGATGCTACAGCCAGAAGTATTTTTAAAGGCAGTTATTCCGCCCAGTCCTACAACTTTGACGGCATCGCCACAGATGAGCTGTACCTCATTCGTGCGGAATGCCTGGCCCGGTCTGGTCAGTTGAACGATGCGCTGAAGGATCTCAACCTGCTTTTGAAAAATCGGTATGCCACCTCTTCGTTTAAGCCTTATAGTACAATAGACCAAGTGGGTCTGATCCTGAAAATTATCGAGGAACGACGCAAAGAAATGCCCTATACGGGCAATCTACGCTGGGAAGACCTTCGCAGGCTCAATCTGGAGCCACCGTTTGCTGTGACCCTGTCCAGGACGACGAATAACAAAACTATTCAACTACTGCCCAATGAAAACCGCTATACACTGCCTATCCCAAACGAGGAAGTTACGGTCAACAATATACAACAGAACCCAAGATAA
- a CDS encoding DUF4238 domain-containing protein, with protein MAKKSRRHHYISEFYTKHFSENENLIQVYDKIDAIFYPTNPVNLFVKKDRNTFENLDGIKDDVIERIYSNLDAEYGSILKKITENGEVSDIHYKKLLFFAYLTKWRVPQYDQSFNVVKENYSAGQLGLGLKSFEGIPFNFEIEELFGLDMQHELKRILLAFQLFRSKEDYKRILTHSFIIPTPAHTSFIGDCPFIETTFDDGRQFGDFIFPITGELTLVYFSRIDRDEIISFLTNGDVMKINRFLTDFSSARDVSLLDLAERHIACGSKERLKFIVETYNGFKNKGGAKGFHMTWFNILYNFKEYL; from the coding sequence ATGGCAAAAAAATCCCGCAGGCATCATTACATTTCAGAATTTTATACAAAACATTTTTCAGAAAATGAAAACCTGATTCAGGTTTACGACAAGATCGACGCGATATTTTACCCCACCAATCCGGTGAATCTTTTCGTCAAGAAGGACAGGAATACCTTTGAAAATCTCGACGGGATAAAAGACGACGTTATCGAACGTATATATAGCAATTTAGATGCGGAATACGGGAGTATCTTAAAGAAAATCACCGAGAATGGCGAAGTGTCAGATATTCACTACAAGAAGTTACTTTTTTTTGCCTATTTAACCAAATGGCGTGTCCCTCAGTACGATCAATCGTTTAACGTCGTAAAAGAAAACTATTCAGCCGGGCAACTAGGATTAGGCCTGAAATCTTTTGAAGGTATTCCATTTAATTTTGAAATTGAAGAACTGTTCGGGCTTGATATGCAGCATGAGTTAAAAAGAATCCTGCTGGCCTTTCAGCTATTCCGTTCTAAAGAAGATTACAAAAGAATATTGACCCACAGTTTCATAATCCCGACCCCGGCTCATACTTCCTTCATAGGCGACTGCCCATTTATAGAAACCACCTTCGATGACGGAAGGCAATTCGGAGATTTCATCTTTCCTATAACTGGTGAACTGACACTTGTTTATTTTAGTCGCATCGACAGGGATGAAATAATTAGTTTTCTGACGAATGGTGATGTTATGAAGATTAACAGGTTTTTAACCGATTTTTCCAGTGCGAGAGATGTTTCGCTGCTAGACCTGGCCGAACGACACATAGCATGTGGCAGTAAAGAACGATTGAAATTTATAGTTGAAACTTACAATGGTTTTAAAAACAAAGGTGGAGCAAAAGGTTTTCATATGACCTGGTTCAATATATTGTATAACTTTAAAGAATATTTATAA
- a CDS encoding GNAT family N-acetyltransferase, with the protein MNQFPGVTMQIQAQLSASMDPNTHLRLQKIEAAAMAALFPFMEERIVSPDPILGITDCSMSFFNGRDCPLTRCFLFSSNTHAQDLLDEVENFFATRGSNTVLEMSAVTGGAIFKELRRRIYECTQEIHLLYKPLTEDSLSKEIPELTIKVLTTKDALYWAKASVAGWADQTPEAVQFITRYGQALVKSGKFTALAADIGDKPVGTACLFVYENIALLMNGSVVKEHRGKGVHSVLTQARLQLAKKQGCQYAAVAVIPQSQSAQIFTAHGFKLAHTRQTWHKLTGIDETNIKHITDES; encoded by the coding sequence GTGAATCAGTTTCCGGGTGTTACTATGCAAATACAGGCTCAATTGTCTGCTTCGATGGATCCAAATACTCATTTACGTCTTCAAAAAATTGAAGCAGCAGCTATGGCTGCGCTTTTCCCTTTTATGGAAGAACGTATCGTTTCTCCTGATCCTATATTGGGAATCACTGATTGCTCTATGAGTTTTTTTAATGGCCGGGATTGCCCGTTGACTCGTTGCTTTTTGTTTAGTTCGAATACACACGCTCAGGACTTACTTGATGAAGTCGAAAATTTTTTTGCAACCCGCGGTTCGAATACTGTTTTGGAAATGAGCGCTGTAACAGGCGGGGCGATTTTTAAAGAACTCAGACGGCGAATTTATGAGTGCACGCAAGAAATCCATTTATTATACAAACCTCTCACAGAGGATTCCTTGTCGAAGGAAATACCTGAATTGACCATCAAGGTGCTAACGACTAAAGACGCTTTGTACTGGGCGAAAGCTTCCGTTGCCGGCTGGGCCGACCAGACACCGGAAGCGGTCCAATTTATAACCAGGTACGGCCAAGCGTTAGTTAAGAGCGGGAAGTTTACCGCGCTTGCAGCTGACATTGGCGATAAACCGGTGGGCACCGCTTGCTTATTTGTATACGAGAATATAGCATTGTTAATGAATGGCAGTGTTGTTAAAGAACACCGGGGAAAAGGAGTCCACTCTGTTCTTACACAAGCAAGATTACAACTAGCGAAAAAGCAAGGTTGTCAGTATGCCGCTGTAGCTGTCATTCCCCAGAGTCAATCAGCACAAATATTTACCGCACATGGTTTTAAGTTAGCGCATACTAGACAAACCTGGCATAAATTAACGGGTATCGACGAAACGAACATTAAACATATAACCGACGAATCATGA
- a CDS encoding helix-turn-helix transcriptional regulator, translating into MDHLQKLQEAFGNHLRKLREDRGLSLRDLATRSDLHYNKIGQIELGKTNLKLSSIIALAEGLEIEPKELLNFNFQLTISEKVAH; encoded by the coding sequence TTGGATCACCTTCAAAAATTACAGGAAGCATTTGGGAACCATTTGAGAAAGCTTCGCGAAGATCGCGGACTTTCCTTACGAGATTTGGCGACAAGATCTGATTTACATTATAATAAAATTGGCCAAATCGAATTAGGAAAGACTAACTTAAAATTATCGTCAATTATTGCGTTAGCCGAGGGACTGGAGATTGAGCCAAAAGAATTACTCAATTTTAATTTTCAACTTACAATATCAGAGAAAGTAGCTCATTAA
- a CDS encoding TlpA disulfide reductase family protein, translating into MNLILRLSMALAFLLPGLTAAYAYPDLASNHPGEMAKIRITCADAAPSDTLALQVFDKALFDVSVGETRIYKVVKDRQGEYPFEFPVKDEVNYFNLGIIKVNNPKKLATFFDFTILSNAFAERGDDIHLSINRINAQPAFNNIFDYDLKFSGTGSVKYSTRIVLDTMVHFRVSNYIHADGSYNVSNTLSRQVRSGIAYIQNQAGEMSTVAHDLLQTDWVSSVQITKVRLLKSKVSKLDSVKRSNFYASFSMLEADLEPPLTARSKILSTYYLQYRLYLEKLRQNKAEVDYDELYEVLPSNYQGIFKERIICLFFNLYNYHIVNYNKIYENAVNQVTDKVYASFLAKYQTHLTGVPAYNFTLYDDKGLKRSLSDFKGKVIFLDFWFTGCGMCVKYFSDHLSKVEKRFHNNPNVAFIAINVDRSKRIWLGSIKSLKYTSTEVCNLSTGNVGDQDPVIQHYKVRSYPQPVLIDRQGNIVLFGDPSSLTAEELTKRINALLKI; encoded by the coding sequence ATGAACCTGATTTTAAGACTATCAATGGCCTTAGCCTTTTTGTTGCCGGGCCTGACCGCTGCTTACGCCTATCCTGATCTTGCTTCCAACCATCCTGGCGAGATGGCCAAAATACGTATTACCTGCGCTGATGCTGCTCCGTCCGATACCCTTGCTTTGCAGGTATTCGATAAGGCGCTGTTCGATGTGTCCGTTGGGGAAACGCGGATTTACAAAGTCGTAAAAGATAGACAGGGGGAATACCCGTTTGAATTTCCGGTGAAGGATGAGGTTAACTACTTCAATCTGGGAATTATTAAGGTGAACAATCCGAAGAAATTAGCGACATTTTTTGATTTTACGATATTGAGTAATGCCTTTGCAGAAAGAGGGGATGATATTCACCTGTCGATCAATAGGATTAATGCCCAGCCGGCTTTCAATAATATTTTCGATTATGATCTGAAATTTTCCGGTACCGGATCGGTAAAGTACAGTACCCGTATCGTGTTGGATACGATGGTCCATTTCAGGGTTAGCAATTATATTCATGCAGACGGCAGCTATAATGTTTCCAACACCTTAAGCCGGCAGGTTAGGTCCGGTATAGCATACATACAAAATCAAGCCGGGGAAATGAGCACCGTTGCCCATGATCTGCTTCAAACAGACTGGGTTTCGTCTGTGCAGATCACCAAGGTGAGGCTGCTCAAATCTAAAGTCAGCAAGCTGGATTCCGTAAAGCGGAGCAACTTTTATGCAAGTTTTTCCATGCTGGAAGCTGATCTGGAACCGCCATTAACTGCAAGAAGCAAGATTTTATCCACGTATTATCTGCAGTACCGGCTCTATCTTGAAAAACTTCGACAAAATAAGGCGGAAGTAGATTATGACGAACTCTATGAGGTGTTACCAAGTAACTACCAGGGGATTTTTAAAGAGCGGATCATCTGCCTCTTCTTTAACTTATATAATTACCATATCGTCAACTACAATAAGATCTACGAAAATGCGGTGAACCAAGTAACCGACAAAGTGTACGCGAGCTTTTTAGCCAAATACCAAACCCATCTAACTGGTGTACCAGCTTATAATTTCACACTTTACGATGATAAAGGGCTCAAGCGTTCCTTAAGTGATTTCAAAGGCAAGGTTATCTTCCTGGATTTCTGGTTTACCGGTTGTGGTATGTGCGTGAAGTATTTTTCAGATCACCTGTCCAAGGTCGAAAAACGATTTCACAACAATCCAAATGTAGCCTTTATTGCGATTAATGTGGATAGGAGTAAGCGAATCTGGCTGGGAAGTATTAAAAGCCTGAAATATACCTCGACTGAGGTGTGTAATCTTAGCACCGGAAATGTGGGGGACCAGGATCCGGTAATCCAGCACTACAAAGTCAGGTCCTATCCCCAGCCAGTACTGATAGACCGTCAAGGAAATATTGTCCTTTTTGGCGATCCCAGTTCACTGACTGCTGAAGAATTGACAAAAAGGATAAATGCCCTCCTGAAAATTTAA
- a CDS encoding SusC/RagA family TonB-linked outer membrane protein, whose amino-acid sequence MFLLRATAQRLPPISGKVADIVNKAPLQGATVKLQNGSTANTGADGQFSLIPTSRAGVLSVSFVGYRTVNFRYDQTTKRPFEIFLQPDSAILAAVMVSTGYQTLPKERATGSFVQVDRTLINRSPGVNILERLNGIASGLRFNGQTTNTISRTPYDRNLGINIRGESTLSPNVSRDPLIVIDNFPYEGNISNINPNDIESITILKDAAAASIWGARAGNGVIVLTTKKGMKSQPLTVEVTANVTRQNKPNLRYDQNFLPTLDYIAVETDLFKKGFFNSYLNNLAKSPLSPVVYFLNQRNTGAITELELNNQINALSAYDVRNDYEKYLYRSSLKQQYAANIRGGGNNNSYSLSVGYDNNEDRLSRNEFSRVTVNALNIYEPFKNLQLTTGLNYSQNRTDVNNSFSWGSGVSVGTPFSGLYPYARFTDDEGNHLSVVKDYNPAYASGAMANGFLDWQYRPLDELSLASNYTKVQDLTFRIGARYKIRPFLAADLQYQSERQQVDPYNYQNVQTYAARNQINRFTIINPTTRAATYQVPVGGILDIGNHNLYSHNFRGVLSIDKTISKVHNVTAIAGTEIRQTTNSGFNRTSYGYDDEFGTSAGLINYADFLVVNPTGTSRIPAVDGTVSGTENRYISYFANAAYNFNSIYTLSVSARKDGANIFGVRTNQRVTPLWSAGAAYDISKESFYNSDWLPKLKFRFSYGFNGNVYNGSAYVTGNYSANSLTGATSIVSLTAPNPSLSWERVKNSNFGIDFATKSNRLSGTVDLYLKKGEDLIENVPLTASSGFTSYFGNSASTSTKGLDLSLTSRNLTGALHWNTTLLLNYQKDKVVSYNATPTSTSFQVSGGVPVVGRSLYSIFSYDWKGLDPVNGDPLGVLNGQVSKNYSGIVNNFMPDSLIYHGSARPVLYGSLRNDLSFANFNLSFLITYETGFYFRRPSTSLNLGDLISSNYGVHVDYLRRWQKGGDEVNTSVPSVVYPANTNRNLFYQYSSALVEKGDHIRLQDVRLSYDLARHKMLMRSFRQLSVFAYASNLGILWRANKSNIDPAISPYSHSLPVPFTLSLGFNAIF is encoded by the coding sequence ATGTTCTTGCTGAGGGCAACGGCGCAAAGGCTGCCGCCCATTTCCGGGAAAGTGGCAGACATCGTTAACAAAGCCCCTTTACAAGGCGCTACGGTTAAGCTACAAAATGGCAGTACTGCTAACACCGGGGCAGACGGACAATTTAGCTTGATACCTACCTCAAGGGCGGGTGTGCTGAGTGTTTCTTTCGTTGGCTATCGAACCGTTAATTTTAGATACGACCAGACAACTAAGCGACCTTTTGAGATATTCCTGCAACCGGATTCTGCGATCTTAGCAGCCGTCATGGTCTCCACCGGTTACCAGACCTTACCCAAAGAGAGAGCTACCGGCTCCTTTGTACAGGTTGACCGAACACTCATTAACCGCAGCCCCGGCGTTAATATTCTCGAGCGATTGAATGGCATTGCCAGCGGCCTGCGCTTTAATGGACAAACCACCAATACCATCTCCCGGACACCCTACGACCGTAACTTGGGCATCAATATCCGGGGGGAAAGTACCTTGTCGCCCAACGTCAGCCGCGATCCGCTGATCGTGATCGATAACTTTCCTTACGAGGGAAACATCAGCAACATCAATCCCAACGATATTGAGAGCATCACGATATTGAAAGATGCTGCTGCCGCAAGTATTTGGGGCGCAAGGGCAGGTAACGGTGTGATTGTTCTGACCACGAAGAAAGGTATGAAAAGCCAACCGTTAACCGTTGAGGTTACCGCAAACGTGACACGTCAAAACAAACCTAATTTGCGGTATGACCAAAACTTTTTGCCAACTTTAGATTATATCGCGGTCGAAACCGATCTCTTTAAAAAAGGATTTTTTAACTCTTATCTAAATAATCTAGCTAAATCGCCACTTTCACCGGTTGTTTATTTTTTAAACCAACGGAATACAGGTGCGATCACCGAGCTCGAATTAAACAACCAGATCAATGCGTTAAGCGCTTATGACGTTCGGAACGATTATGAGAAGTACCTATACCGATCGTCCCTAAAGCAGCAATATGCCGCCAATATCCGTGGCGGCGGTAACAACAATTCCTACTCCCTTTCTGTCGGGTACGATAATAACGAGGATCGATTATCCCGAAATGAATTCAGCCGTGTAACTGTTAATGCCTTAAACATCTACGAACCCTTCAAAAACCTACAACTGACCACCGGGCTGAATTATAGTCAGAACCGGACGGACGTTAATAACAGTTTTTCCTGGGGTTCGGGTGTTAGTGTAGGAACGCCGTTTTCAGGACTGTACCCATACGCCAGATTTACTGATGATGAGGGCAACCACTTATCCGTCGTCAAAGATTACAACCCTGCTTATGCGTCGGGAGCGATGGCCAATGGCTTTCTGGATTGGCAATATCGTCCCTTGGACGAGTTGTCCCTGGCCAGCAATTATACCAAGGTACAGGATCTTACCTTTAGGATAGGCGCCCGTTACAAAATCAGGCCGTTCCTGGCAGCAGACCTGCAATATCAAAGCGAGCGGCAGCAGGTGGATCCTTATAATTACCAGAACGTTCAGACTTATGCCGCCAGGAACCAGATCAACCGGTTCACCATCATTAACCCGACCACACGTGCGGCTACCTATCAGGTGCCGGTAGGAGGGATCTTGGACATTGGCAATCACAACCTCTATTCCCACAATTTCAGGGGCGTGCTCAGCATAGACAAAACCATCAGTAAGGTTCATAACGTTACTGCCATTGCCGGGACCGAGATCCGGCAAACCACCAACTCCGGCTTTAACCGCACCTCATATGGTTATGATGACGAGTTCGGTACCTCTGCCGGCCTAATCAATTATGCCGATTTTTTGGTGGTCAACCCCACCGGTACCTCACGCATTCCTGCCGTAGATGGAACCGTTTCGGGAACGGAAAATAGGTACATCTCCTATTTTGCAAATGCAGCCTATAATTTCAATAGCATTTATACCCTTTCTGTAAGTGCCAGAAAGGACGGTGCAAATATCTTCGGGGTCCGCACTAATCAGAGAGTGACACCCCTTTGGTCCGCCGGCGCCGCCTATGACATCAGCAAAGAATCGTTTTACAACAGTGACTGGTTGCCGAAGTTGAAGTTCAGGTTCTCGTACGGCTTCAATGGAAACGTTTATAATGGATCGGCATATGTGACCGGTAACTATTCGGCCAATTCGTTGACGGGAGCCACTTCCATCGTTTCCTTGACCGCACCTAATCCTTCGCTCAGCTGGGAACGCGTCAAAAACTCGAATTTTGGAATTGATTTTGCCACTAAAAGCAACCGCCTCTCGGGCACAGTTGACCTGTACCTTAAAAAAGGGGAAGACCTGATTGAAAATGTACCGCTTACTGCTTCTTCCGGCTTCACCAGCTATTTTGGCAATTCAGCCAGCACGAGCACTAAAGGGCTGGACCTGAGCCTGACCTCCAGAAATTTAACAGGGGCATTGCACTGGAACACAACCTTACTGCTCAATTATCAGAAGGATAAAGTCGTTTCCTATAATGCCACCCCTACGAGTACCAGCTTCCAGGTCAGTGGGGGAGTGCCGGTCGTGGGCAGGTCGCTATATAGTATTTTCAGCTATGATTGGAAAGGACTTGATCCGGTTAACGGCGATCCGCTCGGGGTTTTGAACGGGCAGGTAAGTAAAAATTATTCGGGCATCGTTAACAATTTCATGCCAGATAGCCTCATTTATCACGGTTCTGCCCGCCCGGTCTTGTATGGCTCGTTGCGTAATGATCTTTCTTTTGCCAACTTTAACCTGTCCTTTCTGATCACTTACGAGACGGGGTTTTATTTCCGGAGACCATCAACTTCACTAAATCTGGGTGACTTAATCTCCTCCAATTATGGTGTACACGTTGATTATCTTCGTCGCTGGCAAAAGGGCGGAGACGAAGTGAATACGTCTGTGCCGTCGGTCGTGTATCCGGCTAATACGAACCGAAATCTTTTCTATCAGTATTCCTCGGCATTAGTAGAAAAAGGGGACCATATCCGATTGCAGGATGTCAGGTTGAGTTATGACCTCGCTAGACATAAAATGTTGATGCGCTCATTCAGGCAACTTTCCGTCTTCGCCTACGCCTCTAATCTTGGGATTCTCTGGCGGGCTAATAAGAGCAACATCGACCCGGCGATCTCACCCTATTCTCATTCACTTCCTGTTCCATTCACCTTATCATTGGGTTTTAACGCAATCTTCTAA
- a CDS encoding phage antirepressor KilAC domain-containing protein codes for MQNLSFIQNQRAAYQNWYDMKTAAKLVNAQMGRTKLFKYLREQGFLMDDNIPYQIYIDRALFKVTIKDVRGKYGQLLFKSVVTLVSDLGIDAIKQSLKNNFSNEPKVQN; via the coding sequence ATGCAAAATTTAAGTTTTATTCAAAATCAGAGAGCTGCTTACCAAAATTGGTATGATATGAAAACTGCAGCGAAATTAGTAAATGCTCAAATGGGCCGTACAAAATTATTTAAATACCTTAGGGAACAAGGCTTCTTAATGGATGACAATATTCCCTATCAAATTTATATTGATAGAGCCTTATTTAAAGTAACCATTAAAGATGTACGTGGTAAATATGGTCAATTATTGTTTAAATCTGTTGTAACGTTGGTTTCAGATTTAGGTATCGATGCGATTAAGCAATCTTTAAAAAACAATTTCTCGAACGAGCCGAAAGTGCAAAATTAA